The following are encoded together in the Brassica napus cultivar Da-Ae chromosome A9, Da-Ae, whole genome shotgun sequence genome:
- the LOC106363703 gene encoding homeobox-leucine zipper protein ATHB-6-like (The RefSeq protein has 2 substitutions compared to this genomic sequence) yields MMKRLSSSDSVGGLISLCPTTSTDQPSPRRYGREFQSMLEGYEEEEEEAITEERGQTGLAEKKRRLSINQVKALEKNFELENKLEPERKVKLAQELGLQPRQVAVWFQNRRARWKTKQLEKDYGVLKTQYDSLRHNFDSLRRDNESLLQEIGKLKAKLNGEEEVEEDDEDEENNAVTMESDVSVKEEEVSLPEELTDPPSSPPQLLEHSDSFNYRSFTDLRDLLPLKAAASSVAAAGSSDSSDSSAVLNEESSSNVTAAPATVPRGSFLQFVKMEQTEDHDDFLSGEEACGFFSDEQPPSLHWYSTVDQWN; encoded by the exons atgatgaagagaTTAAGCAGTTCAGATTCAGTGGGTGGTCTCATCTCTTTATGTCCCACTACTTCCACAG ATCAGCCGAGTCCAAGAAGATACGGGAGAGAATTTCAGTCGATGCTTGAAGGTtacgaggaggaagaagaagaagccataacCGAGGAAAGAGGACAAACCGGTTTAGCCGAGAAGAAGAGACGGTTAAGCATTAACCAAGTTAAAGCCTTGGAGAAAAATTTCGAGTTAGAGAACAAGCTTGAGCCCGAGAGGAAAGTGAAGCTAGCTCAAGAACTTGGTCTCCAACCTCGTCAAGTAGCTGTTTGGTTTCAGAACCGCCGTGCGCGGTGGAAGACAAAACAGCTCGAGAAAGATTACGGTGTTCTCAAAACGCAGTACGATTCTCTCCGCCATAACTTCGATTCCCTCCGCCGTGACAATGAATCTCTCCTTCAAGAG ATCGGTAAACTAAAAGCTAAGCtaaacggagaagaagaagttgaagaagatgatgaagatgaagagaaCAACGCGGTGACGATGGAGTGTGATGTTTCCGTCAAGGAAGAAGAAGTTTCGTTGCCGGAGGAGCTTACAGATCCGCCGTCTTCTCCTCCGCAGCTTCTAGAGCATTCCGACAGTTTCAATTACCGGAGTTTCACCGACCTCCGCGACCTTCTTCCGTTAAAGGCCGCGGCTTCCTCCGTCGCCGCCGCTGGATCGTCGGACAGTAGCGATTCGAGCGCCGTGTTGAACGAGGAAAGTAGCTCTAACGTTACGGCGGCTCCGGCGACGGTTCCCGGCGGCAGTTTCTTGCAGTTTGTGAAAATGGAGCAGACGGAGGATCACGACGACTTTCTGAGTGGAGAAGAAGCGTGCGGGTTTTTCTCCGATGAGCAGCCACCGTCTCTGCACTGGTATTCCACCGTTGATCAGTGGAACTGA